The following proteins are encoded in a genomic region of Alistipes shahii WAL 8301:
- the queA gene encoding tRNA preQ1(34) S-adenosylmethionine ribosyltransferase-isomerase QueA, with amino-acid sequence MKLSQYGYDFSPEMLAKYPADNRDESRLMVINRAKGTIEHRIFKDIIEYFDEKDLFVFNDTKVFPARLYGNKEKTGAEIEIFLLRELNRELRLWDVLVDPARKIRIGNKLYFGDDDLLVAEVIDNTTSRGRTLRFLFDGSYEEFKHALFALGETPLPKWVREKVEPEDAERYQTIFAEKEGAVAAPTAGMHFSKHLMKRMEIKGIDKTFVTLHVGLGNFRTVDVEDLSKHKMDSEQFFVEEAAAEAVNAAKRQERKVVAIGTTVMRTIETAVSTNGMIKPMEGWTNKFIFAPYEFTVADAMVTNLHLPYSTQLMMVAAFGGYETVMNAYKVAKEEGYRFGTYGDAMLIL; translated from the coding sequence ATGAAATTATCGCAGTACGGGTATGACTTTTCACCCGAAATGCTGGCCAAATACCCGGCCGACAATCGCGACGAGTCGCGTCTGATGGTCATCAACCGCGCCAAAGGCACTATCGAGCACCGTATCTTCAAGGACATCATCGAGTATTTCGACGAAAAGGACCTGTTCGTCTTCAACGACACGAAGGTTTTCCCGGCACGCCTCTACGGCAACAAGGAGAAGACCGGCGCCGAAATCGAAATCTTCCTGCTGCGGGAACTCAACCGCGAACTGCGGCTGTGGGACGTGCTGGTGGACCCCGCGCGCAAAATCCGTATCGGCAACAAACTCTACTTCGGCGACGACGACCTGCTGGTGGCCGAGGTGATCGACAACACCACCTCGCGCGGCCGCACGCTGCGCTTCCTGTTCGACGGCTCCTACGAGGAGTTCAAGCATGCGCTCTTCGCGCTGGGCGAAACGCCTCTGCCGAAGTGGGTACGCGAGAAGGTCGAACCCGAGGACGCCGAGCGTTACCAGACCATCTTCGCCGAGAAGGAGGGCGCCGTGGCTGCCCCGACGGCCGGCATGCACTTCTCGAAACACCTGATGAAGCGCATGGAGATCAAGGGCATCGACAAGACGTTCGTGACGCTGCACGTCGGGCTGGGAAACTTCCGCACGGTGGACGTCGAGGACCTCTCGAAGCACAAGATGGACTCCGAGCAGTTCTTCGTCGAGGAGGCCGCCGCCGAAGCGGTCAACGCGGCCAAACGGCAGGAGCGCAAGGTCGTGGCGATCGGCACGACGGTGATGCGCACGATCGAAACCGCCGTATCGACCAACGGCATGATCAAACCCATGGAAGGCTGGACCAACAAGTTCATTTTCGCCCCCTACGAATTCACCGTGGCCGACGCCATGGTGACCAACCTCCATCTGCCCTACTCGACCCAGCTGATGATGGTGGCGGCTTTCGGCGGTTACGAAACCGTGATGAACGCCTACAAGGTAGCCAAGGAAGAGGGGTATCGTTTCGGCACTTACGGAGACGCGATGCTCATTCTTTAA
- a CDS encoding glycogen/starch synthase translates to MASKILYVCQEITPYLPETEGSRLCRALTQAMQERGNEIRTFMPRYGCINERRHQLHEVIRLSGMNLIIDDNDHQLIIKVASIPAARVQIYFIDNDDYFSRKAVLTDGADNYFQDNDERAIFFARGVLETVKKLRWTPTVVHCHGWFTAVVPVYLKRIFADDPIFRDVKVVVSLYGDGFSGELDPGFGAKIAGEGVKDKNLAILDTPSYENLCRFVMEYADGVVAASPDVDPKVLDMARASGKPMLEYQSPEAEDFFDNYNRFYEAIQ, encoded by the coding sequence ATGGCAAGCAAAATTCTGTACGTGTGTCAGGAGATCACCCCCTATCTTCCAGAAACGGAGGGTTCCCGGCTTTGCCGTGCGCTGACGCAGGCAATGCAGGAACGCGGGAACGAGATCCGCACCTTCATGCCCCGCTACGGCTGCATCAACGAGCGCAGGCACCAGCTGCATGAGGTTATCCGGCTGTCGGGCATGAACCTCATCATCGACGACAACGACCACCAGCTGATTATCAAGGTGGCGTCGATACCCGCGGCGCGCGTACAGATTTATTTCATCGACAACGACGACTACTTCTCGCGCAAGGCGGTGCTGACCGACGGCGCGGACAACTACTTTCAGGACAACGACGAACGGGCCATCTTTTTCGCCCGCGGCGTACTGGAAACGGTCAAGAAACTGCGCTGGACCCCGACGGTGGTGCACTGCCACGGCTGGTTCACGGCCGTGGTTCCCGTTTACCTGAAACGGATCTTCGCCGACGACCCGATCTTCCGCGACGTCAAGGTCGTGGTGTCGCTCTACGGCGACGGCTTCTCCGGGGAACTCGATCCCGGATTCGGCGCCAAGATCGCCGGCGAAGGCGTCAAGGACAAAAATCTTGCGATTCTCGACACTCCGTCATACGAAAACCTCTGTCGCTTCGTTATGGAATATGCCGACGGAGTGGTTGCGGCATCCCCGGATGTCGACCCGAAAGTATTGGACATGGCCCGCGCGAGCGGAAAGCCGATGCTCGAATACCAATCGCCCGAGGCAGAGGACTTTTTCGATAATTACAACCGATTCTATGAAGCGATTCAATAA
- a CDS encoding DUF4270 domain-containing protein — protein sequence MKRFNNFRRMLLPVAALAATIGLTLGGCTKVDDTLGGNLIPDNQQMRAGYVQLPRADELNPKKYVETRLFQTDSIVSSNITYGYMGSMLNDTLGHRSAGFLSQMVNYYKVDSGYFGYMPIFDSAQILLKVTSFGRDSVTEQSFAVYEVVSNKYLTEKPIAPNKSQRDSTFYLNFDPVAEGVYNPDEPLFTFTLGGEGKYPSTTSAVTLEPTEAGKKYIRRLMLQEGEYAGDYSIYSADSLKYWVEAFKGLYIAPNPEKPLTEYGKGTIFATELTYSGLSVYGRNRVKDDPSLIKDTIGMVYYFYKDGAEFGSVSVNNVKHDYEEATIARRINIEEARETAENRPENPLVYVEGMGGVVTEMTFSPEFFAELEAEIAKGNADGKNFKTLAFSQVRMSIYFNDSDYEWEKIADGTAGDILRMTDQMNAYPARLGMYTNYKTLTPISDYAYIYEQNYGSSVTLAYNGKINRSRGCYVMDITGYMQQLWNSYMEAKADAGGEVANIDWDKVKNRSVYIGPEAYGLYTTSFGVLQGMPTQAGTAEPNNAPIRFSMAYNLIK from the coding sequence ATGAAGCGATTCAATAACTTCCGCCGCATGCTGCTCCCCGTTGCAGCGCTGGCTGCCACGATAGGACTGACCCTCGGGGGCTGTACCAAGGTGGACGATACGCTGGGCGGAAACCTCATCCCCGACAACCAGCAGATGAGGGCGGGATACGTTCAGCTCCCCCGGGCCGACGAACTGAACCCGAAGAAATACGTCGAAACACGCCTGTTCCAGACCGATTCGATCGTCAGTTCGAACATCACCTACGGCTACATGGGTTCGATGCTCAACGACACGCTGGGCCACCGTTCCGCGGGATTCCTTTCGCAGATGGTCAACTATTACAAGGTCGATTCAGGCTACTTCGGCTACATGCCGATCTTCGACTCGGCGCAGATCTTGCTCAAGGTGACCAGCTTCGGCCGCGACTCGGTGACCGAGCAGTCCTTCGCGGTCTACGAGGTCGTCAGCAACAAATACCTCACCGAGAAACCCATAGCGCCCAACAAATCGCAGCGCGACTCGACCTTCTACCTCAATTTCGACCCCGTGGCGGAAGGCGTCTACAACCCCGACGAGCCGCTCTTCACCTTCACGCTCGGCGGTGAGGGCAAATACCCCTCGACCACGTCGGCCGTGACGTTGGAGCCGACCGAAGCGGGTAAAAAATACATCCGCCGCCTGATGCTTCAGGAGGGCGAGTATGCCGGCGACTACTCGATTTACAGCGCCGACAGCCTGAAATACTGGGTCGAGGCGTTCAAGGGACTTTACATCGCCCCGAACCCCGAGAAGCCGCTCACCGAGTACGGCAAGGGAACGATCTTCGCCACGGAACTGACCTATTCGGGCCTGTCGGTCTACGGACGTAACCGCGTGAAGGACGACCCCTCGCTGATCAAGGACACGATCGGCATGGTCTACTACTTCTACAAAGACGGCGCGGAATTCGGCAGCGTCTCGGTAAACAACGTCAAGCACGACTACGAGGAGGCCACGATCGCCCGAAGGATAAACATAGAGGAAGCCCGCGAGACGGCCGAGAACCGGCCCGAAAATCCCCTCGTCTATGTCGAGGGCATGGGCGGCGTGGTGACCGAGATGACCTTCAGCCCGGAGTTCTTCGCGGAGCTGGAGGCGGAGATCGCCAAGGGAAATGCCGACGGCAAGAATTTCAAAACACTCGCGTTCAGCCAGGTACGCATGTCGATCTACTTCAACGACAGCGACTACGAGTGGGAGAAGATCGCGGACGGAACGGCCGGCGACATCCTGCGCATGACCGACCAGATGAACGCATACCCGGCGCGGCTGGGCATGTACACCAATTACAAGACGCTGACGCCGATTTCGGACTACGCCTACATCTACGAGCAGAACTACGGTTCTTCGGTAACGCTCGCCTACAACGGCAAGATCAACCGCAGCCGCGGCTGCTACGTAATGGACATCACGGGCTACATGCAGCAGCTCTGGAACAGTTACATGGAAGCCAAGGCAGATGCGGGCGGCGAGGTTGCGAACATCGACTGGGACAAAGTCAAGAACCGCTCGGTATACATCGGACCCGAAGCGTACGGCCTCTACACGACCTCGTTCGGCGTGTTGCAGGGCATGCCGACACAGGCCGGGACTGCCGAACCGAACAACGCCCCGATCCGTTTCAGTATGGCGTACAACCTGATCAAGTAA